One Flavobacteriales bacterium genomic region harbors:
- a CDS encoding chemotaxis protein CheB, with product MQLNKRTRYEALVIGASAGGLKAIREILVPLPQNFSLTILIVQHIAPDAGSVWPTILDKQCRIRVKEADEKETAMPGTVYIAPPNYHLLVETDRTLSLTIDERVCYARPSCDVLFETAADAYRERLVGVVLTGANNDGARGLTKIKEYGGFTIAQSPESAESPYMPLAAIEACQPDLILSPDKISETLMKVHQQSNNHHEFQA from the coding sequence GTCAGCCGGTGGCCTGAAGGCGATCCGTGAGATTCTTGTTCCGTTGCCTCAGAATTTTTCTTTGACCATCCTGATTGTGCAACACATTGCACCTGACGCAGGTTCCGTCTGGCCTACGATTCTTGATAAACAATGTCGCATCAGGGTCAAGGAAGCGGATGAAAAAGAGACGGCCATGCCGGGCACGGTCTACATTGCACCACCGAATTATCATCTTCTCGTTGAAACCGATCGTACCCTGAGCCTCACTATTGACGAGAGGGTCTGTTATGCCAGGCCATCGTGTGATGTCCTATTTGAAACGGCCGCTGACGCTTACCGCGAGCGCCTGGTGGGTGTTGTGCTTACCGGAGCCAACAACGACGGTGCACGTGGCCTAACGAAGATCAAAGAGTATGGCGGGTTTACCATTGCACAAAGTCCGGAATCCGCTGAGTCACCATATATGCCGCTGGCAGCGATCGAAGCGTGCCAGCCCGACCTCATCCTTTCTCCCGATAAAATAAGCGAAACACTTATGAAAGTACACCAACAATCAAACAACCACCATGAATTTCAAGCTTGA